The proteins below come from a single Myxocyprinus asiaticus isolate MX2 ecotype Aquarium Trade chromosome 28, UBuf_Myxa_2, whole genome shotgun sequence genomic window:
- the LOC127418536 gene encoding interferon-induced very large GTPase 1-like, with protein sequence KATALSRSLCDLRVVLLGTDIVQNSRVGNFILGKAAFEIAGPLANVKQHSKCVRGKLKDRDITVINSPQLLHPNLANYQIAKAVRECVSLSTPGPHVIILVLRYNDFSEDDCKRVKYVLEEFSEQAIKYSIVLTAEEDDQSCECIHQLIKECGGGHIQFDERKSGWLSEMIERVENILKEEEDTFLICDLYEDAEGIPVDEVQSKSEALFKAEEDEGNSDHEDDRKMKDGNTEQMEIVSQRNILCSREISDDVRIVLLGKTGVGKSAAGNIILGREAFKADVSQESVTKECQRETVEINGRYITVIDTPGLFDTKLNEEEIQREITNCTSMTLPGPHVFLLLIPLGRFTQEEKKSVKIIQETFGENSLMYTIVLFTRGDDLKNKSIEDYLGNLESALRNLIKQCGNRYHVFNTKMTRDHTQVSTLLQKIDAMVAANGGSYYSCKMFRQMERDLQEKQIEILRDKVEQLSREREELLANQEKEIETMKIKLEEERQNHDKERRRIEVEFRENQEQYKKKLEEQLTKTQELKIEGEQIQRQQKETLKRMQDNERRMMEEKQNWNKHREILEEKIKNEKYLNEKQCKIYEDKIKLIEQKRQDVLESVKYVDYEEDRRKDLENMKMCCSQRGDETAPSPMPETNEDQSLDQELKDLLNRLALTNMQYNKLKTTDILAITSFQTQEPQKETELVNSFLQKLLNMDYRARYTVIKQEGKEDQKTPTTKKEGEEEGANYNPTVLSGNHYSTHPMDVQMAVFHCADGFLKQLMVTKLSQCQYALPLLVPDPFTQHIEFPLWTFRQISKSWKATDETGQTCCRFQPVYKAETPMVAFFRFGSLSSSKSQLMNSLINEKHNTFFHRNCPGSSRTRVLMDGVVEIAWYCPSGTKTDTFSDCVAFCNLHGDAGANEKQYEILIKMASMNVLFLPDFGQSNHYKGLVRSLFKSPQPLICLLTENNCDKTKLGGGKFIIGLLNKNQSDVSYQIRETIKVGLRVQNKTFKLEDVAQHTGIRVDEDDPESQKGKDAALQIMGLFDGKEPSTVKETNLPCQGNLWDEWCKMNKKLHCLGGENLEEDKSTKLKLMRTIREKQVAQGLSEFIVMFIEKLKSQRDNEKSYFLMWMRNLLDDFISDERCRLHKDEQTILEKISEQINKTTFGLEHILREIGQIYESWSSVKRNKKGLQFDLFSLPRLAAEMMISGIPIELMDGDAAHIPLTWVTAVLDELVKKLEDQSVFVLSILGIQSSGKSTMLNAMFGLQFAVSAGRCTRGAFMQLVRVSEEMKEELKFDYILVVDTEGLRAPELDGRSTRCRDNKMATFVVGLGNMTLINIFGENPYDMQDILQIVIQAFLRMKQVRLNPSCMFVHQNVSDVTAGEKNMEGRRRLQETLDEMTKLAAIEEVSDADCFSDVIAFDVQNDVKYFAQLWEGSPPMAPPNPHYCENVQELKQTILCHASKSNGMMLTHLKKRIQDLWEALLSEQFVFNFKNSLEIATYRKLETEYSKWTWSLRSAMLEIENTLHNNIENEVIREVKETDLQKKLYVQSEGVKKTMSEFFEKDRDAVMLNQWKASFEIKIQELQGNILRETKRKLNDVLQQRDLKKKIDAQRTHHENTLFEKSKELALKLKEQAKEENIMKKEFDSFWEQQVEEIIRDTPPVKSIDIIRDVKELLNDIYQSIPVDHEKKSSKYSDMCSVPSYSEYVQLKKSRGVAGSFKNAYNGAKQMFGHALSNEDEVQIRTLVTGITEQTDKMIMSFSIAKMGYNISCIQQLVDYIKTRLKKHEDGLKGVKYVFKREFFIDLVLCICQRAKKTFADQHKMFREVNDPVLYSERKREEYYRIFQKYCRGATSAAIFGEFICNKLKDPIQQHVYKKTARELTDEMKTNCESLNGNRSNLEKHILKTMAEKKNFDTYMTYIHNPRNHFKNFIRDEVSQYITERFQDSVQPKMQNGIMPLQQQIISAVHESTKQAQEINGDVNLWLIYFTHQLSDVLIFSISDLSGVNHDDVDVSLLEDVIKEELPSIISEISSKYSTETFPVNLDCTDRPDEILIDHFCQCCWVQCPFCAAICTNTMEDHPGDHRVPFHRNIGLNGWNYRGTTNLSISICTSAVASDRCFFPNDSHVKFPWKEYKKAGRKYASWSITSDLSELPYWKWFVCQFQKDLEKYYNKTFEGSGRIPDEWRLYSKEEAVESLDKYI encoded by the exons aaagcgacagcactctcccgttcct TGTGTGACTTAAGGGTTGTTCTGCTGGGGACGGATATAGTACAAAACAGCAGAGTGGGAAACTTCATATTAGGAAAAGCAGCATTTGAGATTGCAGGACCTCTGGCTAATGTGAAGCAGCACAGTAAGTGTGTCCGAGGAAAACTGAAGGATAGAGACATCACAGTCATCAACAGTCCTCAGCTGCTCCACCCAAATCTTGCAAATTATCAGATTGCAAAGGCAGTGAGAGAATGTGTGTCCCTGTCTACCCCAGGACCTCATGTGATCATACTCGTACTTCGGTACAATGACTTCAGTGAGGACGACTGCAAGAGAGTGAAATATGTACTGGAAGAATTCAGTGAGCAGGCGATTAAATACTCTATAGTGCTGACTGCTGAGGAAGATGACCAGAGCTGTGAATGTATTCATCAATTAATAAAGGAATGTGGAGGTGGACATATACAGTTTGATGAAAGAAAATCAGGGTGGCTTTCTGAGATGATTGAAAGGGTAGAAAATATACTCAAGGAAGAAGAGGACACGTTTCTTATCTGTGACTTATACGAGGATGCAGAAGGAATACCAGTGGATGAAGTACAGAGCAAATCTGAAGCCTTGTTCAAAGCAGAAGAAGATGAGGGGAATTCTGATCATGAAGATGATAGAAAAATGAAAGACGGCAATACAGAGCAAATGGAAATTGTTTCCCAAAGGAACATCTTGT GTTCAAGAGAGATATCAGATGATGTAAGGATTGTGTTACTGGGAAAAACTGGAGTTGGGAAGAGTGCAGCAGGAAACATCATCTTAGGGAGAGAAGCATTTAAAGCAGATGTGTCTCAAGAGTCAGTTACCAAAGAGTGTCAGAGAGAGACAGTTGAGATCAATGGCAGATACATTACTGTGATTGACACTCCCGGACTGTTTGATACTAAACTTAATGAAGAAGAGATCCAGAGAGAAATCACTAATTGCACCTCAATGACATTACCAGGACCACATGTGTTTCTCTTACTCATACCACTGGGACGTTTCACTCAAGAGGAGAAAAAATCTGTAAAGATAATTCAAGAAACTTTTGGTGAAAACTCTTTAATGTACACCATAGTGCTCTTCACCAGAGGAGATGATCTGAAGAACAAGTCCATTGAAGATTACCTGGGAAACCTTGAATCTGCTTTGAGGAACCTCATTAAACAGTGTGGCAACAGATATCATGTGTTCAATACTAAAATGACTAGAGATCATACACAGGTTTCTACTCTACTACAAAAAATAGATGCAATGGTGGCAGCAAATGGAGGGAGTTACTACTCATGTAAGATGTTcagacagatggagagagatCTACAGGAAAAACAAATAGAGATTCTAAGGGACAAAGTGGAGCAGCTGAGCAGAGAAAGAGAAGAACTTCTGGCCAACCAAGAAAAAGAGATAGAGACAATGAAGATAAAATTGGAAGAAGAAAGACAAAATCATGACAAAGAAAGGAGGAGAATTGAAGTCGAATTTAGAGAAAACCAAGAACAATACAAGAAAAAATTAGAGGAGCAGCTGACAAAAACCCAGGAACTGAAAATAGAAGGAGAGCAAATACAGAGACAGCAAAAGGAAACACTGAAACGGATGCAAGATAATGAAAGGAGGATGATGGAGGAAAAACAAAACTGGAACAAACATCGTGAGATACTTGAAGAGAAAATCAAGAATGAGAAATATCTAAATGAAAAACAATGTAAGATTTATGAAGACAAAATTAAGTTAATAGAACAAAAGAGGCAAGATGTACTAGAGAGCGTTAAATATGTGGATTATGAAGAAGACAGAAGAAAAGACttggaaaacatgaaaatgtgctGTTCTCAAAGG GGAGATGAAACTGCCCCAAGCCCAATGCCTGAAACCAATGAGGACCAAAGCCTGGACCAAGAGCTCAAAGACCTCTTGAATAGACTAGCTTTGACAAACATGCAATATAATAAATTGAAGACAACAGACATTCTTGCAATCACTTCATTTCAAACCCAGGAGCCACAAAAAGAGACTGAACTGGTAAACTCATTCCTACAAAAGCTGCTGAACATGGACTACAGAGCAAGATACACTGTCATAAAGCAGGAAGGGAAAGAAGACCAAAAAACACCTACCACCAAGAAAGAAGGCGAGGAAGAGGGAGCAAACTACAACCCTACTGTTCTCTCAGGGAATCACTACAGTACTCACCCAATGGATGTTCAGATGGCTGTGTTTCACTGTGCTGATGGTTTCTTAAAGCAGCTAATGGTGACTAAACTCTCACAGTGTCAGTATGCTCTGCCTCTGCTTGTACCTGATCCATTCACACAACACATTGAGTTCCCTCTCTGGACATTTCGGCAAATCAGCAAGAGCTGGAAAGCAACAGATGAAACAGGTCAAACATGTTGCCGTTTCCAGCCAGTCTATAAGGCAGAAACTCCAATGGTGGCTTTCTTCAGGTTTGGCTCTCTGTCGTCATCCAAATCTCAGCTGATGAACTCCCTCATTAATGAGAAACACAACACGTTCTTCCACAGGAACTGTCCAGGCAGCAGCAGAACCAGAGTACTGATGGATGGAGTGGTGGAGATCGCTTGGTATTGTCCCTCTGGGACAAAGACAGATACATTTTCTGACTGTGTTGCATTCTGTAATCTCCATGGTGATGCAGGAGCCAACGAGAAACAATATGAGATTTTGATCAAGATGGCTTCTATGAATGTCCTATTTTTACCTGATTTTGGACAGAGCAACCACTACAAGGGCTTGGTAAGATCACTCTTCAAATCTCCTCAGCCCCTCATTTGTCTGCTCACTGAGAATAACTGTGATAAAACTAAACTGGGAGGTGGAAAATTCATAATTGGTCTTTTGAACAAAAACCAATCTGATGTATCTTATCAGATAAGGGAGACTATCAAAGTGGGATTGAGGGTGCAGAATAAGACATTTAAACTTGAAGATGTGGCCCAACACACAGGAATCAGAGTAGATGAGGATGATCCAGAGAGCCAGAAAGGGAAAGATGCAGCACTCCAAATTATGGGACTATTTGATGGAAAGGAACCATCAACAGTGAAAGAAACAAACCTGCCCTGTCAGGGGAATCTGTGGGATGAATGgtgtaaaatgaacaaaaaactaCATTGTTTAGGAGGAGAAAATCTAGAGGAAGATAAAAGTACCAAACTGAAGCTCATGAGAACTATAAGAGAAAAGCAAGTGGCACAAGGGTTGAGTGAGTTCATTGTGATGTTTATTGAAAAACTGAAATCACAGAGAGACAATGAAAAAAGCTATTTTCTGATGTGGATGCGAAATCTGTTGGATGATTTCATTTCAGATGAGCGCTGTAGGCTTCATAAGGA TGAACAAACAATTCTGGAAAAAATATCAGAGCAAATCAATAAAACAACCTTTGGCTTAGAGCACATCCTGAGAGAGATTGGTCAGATATATGAATCATGGTCATCTGTGAAGAGGAACAAGAAAGGCCTGCAGTTTGACTTGTTTTCTCTGCCGAGACTTGCAGCAGAGATGATGATCTCTGGAATTCCAATAGAGCTGATGGATGGAGATGCTGCTCATATTCCTTTGACCTGGGTTACTGCTGTTCTAGATGAACTCGTCAAGAAACTGGAAGACCAGAGTGTCTTTGTGCTGTCAATTTTAGGCATTCAGAGTTCTGGGAAATCAACCATGCTGAATGCCATGTTTGGACTCCAGTTTGCAGTCAGCGCTGGCAGGTGCACCAGAGGAGCTTTCATGCAGCTGGTCAGAGTGTCAGAGGAGATGAAAGAAGAGCTGAAGTTTGACTATATTCTGGTGGTTGATACTGAGGGGCTTCGTGCACCAGAACTGGATGGCAGGTCAACAAGATGTCGTGACAACAAAATGGCCACATTTGTTGTTGGTCTTGGAAATATGACTTTGATCAACATCTTTGGAGAAAACCCTTATGACATGCAGGACATTCTGCAAATTGTTATTCAGGCCTTCCTGAGGATGAAGCAGGTCCGACTGAATCCCAGCTGCATGTTTGTGCATCAGAATGTTTCAGACGTCACAGCTGGAGAGAAAAACATGGAAGGAAGGAGACGACTGCAAGAGACACTGGATGAAATGACTAAGCTCGCTGCCATAGAGGAAGTGTCAGATGCAGACTGTTTTAGTGATGTCATTGCATTCGATGTTCAGAACGATGTGAAGTATTTTGCACAGCTATGGGAGGGCAGTCCGCCAATGGCACCACCAAACCCACACTACTGTGAAAATGTTCAAGAGTTAAAGCAAACTATTCTTTGTCATGCCTCAAAATCAAATGGCATGATGCTGACTCACCTAAAAAAACGCATCCAAGATCTCTGGGAGGCTTTGCTTAGTGAACAATTTGTCTTCAACTTCAAGAACTCTCTGGAAATCGCAACTTATAGGAAACTAGAGACCGAATACAGCAAATGGACCTGGAGTCTTCGGAGTGCCATGCTGGAAATTGAAAACACACTACATAACAATATAGAAAATGAAGTGATTCGGGAGGTCAAGGAAACTGATCTTCAAAAAAAACTATATGTGCAAAGTGAAGGAGTGAAAAAGACAATGTCAGAATTTTTTGAGAAAGACAGAGATGCAGTTATGCTGAACCAATGGAAAGcctcatttgaaataaaaatccAAGAGCTTCAAGGGAACATTTTGAGGGAAACAAAGAGGAAATTAAACGATGTTCTCCAGCAGCGTGACTTGAAGAAAAAGATTGATGCTCAGAGGACACATCATGAAAACACTCTCTTTGAAAAGAGCAAAGAACTTGCTTTGAAACTTAAAGAGCAAGCAAAGGaagaaaatataatgaaaaaagaGTTTGATTCCTTTTGGGAACAGCAGGTGGAAGAAATAATCCGAGATACTCCACCAGTCAAATCTATTGACATAATAAGAGATGTCAAAGAACTCCTCAATGACATTTATCAAAGTATACCTGTAGACCATGAGAAAAAGAGCAGTAAATACAGTGATATGTGCTCTGTGCCAAGCTATTCCGAATATGTACAGTTAAAGAAATCCAGAGGAGTTGCAGGATCTTTCAAAAATGCCTACAACGGAGCTAAACAGATGTTTGGTCATGCTTTATCTAATGAGGATGAAGTCCAGATAAGAACCTTAGTCACAGGCATTACTGAGCAGACAGATAAAATGATTATGTCATTTAGCATTGCAAAAATGGGCTACAACATTAGCTGCATTCAACAACTTGTAGATTACATAAAGACACGATTAAAAAAACACGAGGACGGGCTGAAAGGAGTGAAATATGTGTTCAAGAGAGAATTCTTCATTGATTTGGTACTTTGCATATGTCAAAGGGCAAAGAAGACATTCGctgaccaacacaaaatgttCAGGGAAGTCAATGATCCTGTTCTTTATTCTGAGAGGAAGAGGGAAGAGTACTACAGAATTTTCCAGAAATACTGTCGAGGGGCAACATCAGCTGCCATTTTTGGTGaatttatttgtaataaactTAAAGATCCAATTCAGCAGCATGTCTACAAAAAAACCGCCAGAGAGTTGACAGATGAAATGAAGACAAACTGTGAATCGCTGAATGGGAACAGATCTAACCTAGAGAAACACATCCTCAAGACAATGGCAGAAAAGAAGAATTTTGACACATACATGACCTACATACATAATCCCAGAAATCACTTCAAGAATTTCATCAGGGATGAAGTAAGTCAGTACATCACTGAAAGATTCCAAGATAGTGTTCAACCCAAGATGCAAAATGGCATCATGCCGCTGCAGCAGCAGATCATATCCGCAGTACATGAATCCACCAAACAGGCTCAAGAGATCAATGGAGATGTCAATTTGTGGTTGATTTATTTCACACACCAGCTCTCTGATGTGCTTATATTCTCTATAAGTGATCTCAGTGGAGTGAATCATGATGACGTTGATGTCAGCCTCCTAGAAGATGTGATAAAAGAAGAACTACCTTCTATAATATCTGAAATAAGCAGCAAATATAGTACAGAAACATTTCCAGTAAATCTAGACTGCACAGACAGGCCAGATGAGATTCTGATTGATCACTTTTGTCAGTGCTGCTGGGTTCAGTGTCCTTTCTGTGCAGCCATCTGCACCAACACGATGGAAGACCATCCTGGAGATCATAGAGTGCCTTTCCATCGTAATATTGGACTGAATGGGTGGAATTACAGAGGAACAACAAACCTATCTATCAGCATCTGCACATCAGCAGTGGCCAGTGATCGATGTTTTTTTCCAAATGACTCCCATGTTAAATTCCCATGGAAAGAATACAAAAAAGCTGGTCGTAAATATGCTAGCTGGAGCATCACTTCTGACCTATCTGAGCTGCCGTACTGGAAATGGTTTGTGTGCCAATTTCAGAAAGATCTGGAAAAGTACTACAATAAAACCTTTGAGGGAAGCGGGAGGATTCCAGATGAATGGAGACTGTACTCTAAAGAGGAGGCTGTTGAAAGTTTGGATAAATACATTTGA